A DNA window from Fusobacterium mortiferum ATCC 9817 contains the following coding sequences:
- the rplS gene encoding 50S ribosomal protein L19 has product MKEKLIQLVEQSYLRNDIPEFKAGDTIAVYYKVVEGNKERVQLFEGVVIRVNGGGIAKTFTIRKVTAGVGVERIIPVNSPMIDKIEVLKVGRVRRSKLYYLRGLSGKKARIKEIRK; this is encoded by the coding sequence ATGAAAGAAAAATTAATTCAATTAGTAGAGCAAAGCTACTTAAGAAACGACATTCCTGAATTCAAAGCTGGAGATACTATTGCAGTATACTACAAAGTTGTAGAAGGAAACAAAGAAAGAGTTCAATTATTCGAAGGAGTAGTTATTAGAGTAAATGGTGGAGGAATTGCAAAAACTTTCACAATAAGAAAAGTAACTGCTGGTGTAGGAGTAGAAAGAATAATCCCTGTAAACTCTCCAATGATTGATAAAATCGAAGTATTAAAAGTTGGAAGAGTAAGAAGATCTAAACTTTACTACTTAAGAGGACTTTCTGGTAAAAAAGCAAGAATCAAAGAAATCAGAAAATAA